Proteins encoded by one window of Haematobia irritans isolate KBUSLIRL chromosome 2, ASM5000362v1, whole genome shotgun sequence:
- the LOC142227431 gene encoding LOW QUALITY PROTEIN: uncharacterized protein LOC142227431 (The sequence of the model RefSeq protein was modified relative to this genomic sequence to represent the inferred CDS: substituted 2 bases at 2 genomic stop codons) has protein sequence MDWIINDEMGLTVGHVVGWAAASAMVIGGVIPYVPQYLEIKKTQDADGFSLHVCFALLIANSLRILFWFSKRYELPLLVQSVVMNVTMFLMIHLCVKVKRVNANARERALSANDELRLPKTMLTDTDTAGSVSISTEAGPLKRSRSRHYLSDLDLKYFWNWTDFQSYLDFMLVVWAVGAAITYLMLSIEWFMEIVGFVAVFTEAMLGAPQFIRNFKNKSTYGMSIHMVLMWTLGDMFKTGYFIARKAPSQFWICGTLQVSLDLAILMQVWIYRHNSKPRDAHRGDXQFAPEEQQTQTQQQGSHANNISADSISQSIHNTITSSGSGDDHLLTAHADDEYKTYHDNRAFQFHNNNTLTRKKAGASNGVGQKRIDNKIEDVCDKLDVVIVHQGLRKPPQGDEAEPTTQVCSCTNQLISNKSISEPRKRHNATQTPTSLINWEQRPIACRTNRLSCCCNHSCPKRTNFGCCVFTGNMNPQEATCHCHRFTSTSHCCHCQSSQHYQNRCARSRSADHKKHVDLHHQQALNTNERSLRRKHKRCTGDTHFHYRRHLNFPMHKIECSSMDHLPNTCTKSSLDSSDDPNHHLRLSSSTALHEIAIEIDAATMTEDNSTTATSNFAFKGATDNTIAPIIRAPIHVDSDVDNHGRRLKRHSSLISNTTVETDELSNEDLDDKCGHHHPNYNYQLPMRGYCRCCDHPLEEGDQSLAMSLVTQPKNECVKIKRKRFIAADDCCSSCSRCSTCSCSHVHTSSCSSFEDWPRSTTNSRPFTVSVDCHHCSTKRHSIASSSGYMGTEDPLYVDEEVLPQPLIQETTDSSANTSRRSSVNASFCSCTSNTYCCCDDSAALCTARDVTATTFSACKPSGLEGEEQHSSTLTPLTNPSSAVSTPVDGDVTMRSLSQALTDENSSQSHSADYYSLSSNQQQSQGTPFKSPKHVPSLQNDQPVAKMEAVAQTQESDDHKTRKSCKHYGKRHKHKRSESPIDSYLXRSVSLVTWPAIDVNSLLQQTIRQSAILQETTQHHDDGLESMTKRKQQLRLPTQPQELSTGSNDSSSATLTSIITIAKFPPPLSMQGAKSQSLSSKSSHPSSVQSLSAVTAICGTNGSSVITTTTTSAPNSGRLKRNSKFSPLAGDAFNCDPLLNAAQERRSTEIIL, from the exons ATGGATTGGATAATTAATGATGAAATGGGTTTGACTGTGGGGCATGTGGTGGGATGGGCGGCCGCTTCGGCTATGGTGATTGGTGGTGTTATTCCCTACGTCCCGCAGTACTTGGAAATCAAGAAGACTCAAGATGCTGATGGATTCTCATTGCACGTATGCTTCGCTCTGCTCATTGCAAATTCTTTGAGGATATTATTCTG GTTTTCTAAACGATATGAGCTTCCGCTTCTCGTACAAAGCGTTGTGATGAATGTGACAATGTTCCTAATGATACATTTATGCGTCAAAGTGAAACGGGTTAATGCGAATGCTAGAGAACGCGCCTTATCAG CAAATGATGAACTCCGACTACCCAAAACAATGTTGACGGATACCGATACCGCGGGATCAGTATCCATATCCACTGAAGCTGGACCATTGAAGCGGTCGCGGTCGCGGCATTATTTAAGTg atCTCGACCTAAAATACTTCTGGAATTGGACAGATTTTCAGTCATATTTGGATTTCATGCTGGTTGTTTGGGCTGTTGGCGCTGCAATAACGTATCTAATGCTCTCCATAGAATGGTTTATGGAGATCGTGGGTTTTGTAGCCGTATTTACGGAAGCCATGTTAG GAGCACCACAGTTTAttcgaaatttcaaaaataaatcgaCATATGGGATGAGTATCCATATGGTATTAATGTGGACCCTGGGGGATATGTTTAAGACTGGTTACtttattgctagaaaagcgccgTCCCaattttggatatgcggaactcTACAG GTGAGCTTGGACTTGGCCATATTAATGCAAGTATGGATTTATCGTCATAATTCTAAACCTCGAGATGCCCACCGCGGAGATTAGCAGTTTGCCCCCGAAGAACAACAGACACAAACACAACAGCAAGGTTCCCACGCCAACAACATTTCAGCTGACAGTATTAGTCAATCAATACATAACACAATAACGAGTAGCGGCAGTGGTGATGACCACTTATTAACTGCCCACGCAGATGATGAATATAAAACTTATCACGACAATCGAGCATTTCAATTCCACAACAATAATACGTTAACCCGTAAAAAAGCCGGAGCCAGCAACGGGGTTGGTCAGAAAAGAATCGACAATAAAATCGAAGATGTTTGTGATAAATTGGATGTGGTGATAGTACATCAAGGTCTAAGGAAACCTCCCCAAGGAGATGAGGCAGAACCAACAACCCAAGTGTGCTCTTGTACAAACCAGTTGATATCTAATAAATCGATTAGTGAACCAAGAAAACGCCACAATGCCACCCAGACACCAACATCACTGATTAATTGGGAACAGCGTCCAATAGCATGCCGTACAAATAGGTTAAGTTGTTGTTGCAACCACAGCTGCCCCAAGCGAACAAATTTTGGCTGTTGCGTTTTTACTGGTAATATGAATCCGCAAGAAGCAACTTGCCACTGCCATCGTTTTACCTCTACCTCACATTGCTGTCATTGTCAATCTTCACAGCATTATCAGAACCGGTGTGCCCGATCGCGTTCCGCAGACCATAAAAAACATGTCGATTTACATCATCAGCAAGCGCTAAATACGAATGAGCGTAGCCTTCGCCGGAAGCATAAGCGATGTACAGGCGATACCCATTTCCATTATAGACGACACTTGAATTTTCCAATGCACAAAATAGAATGCTCCTCTATGGACCACCTTCCAAATACATGTACCAAGTCTTCCCTTGATTCTAGCGATGATCCAAATCATCATCTCCGATTGTCTTCTTCGACAGCTTTGCACGAGATAGCAATAGAAATCGATGCCGCGACAATGACCGAAGATAATAGCACTACAGCCACATCCAATTTTGCTTTCAAGGGGGCCACTGATAACACAATCGCTCCCATTATTCGAGCACCGATTCATGTCGACTCTGATGTAGACAATCATGGGAGACGATTAAAGCGACATTCCTCTCTCATATCAAACACAACTGTTGAGACCGATGAACTATCTAATGAGGATTTAGATGATAAATGTGGCCACCATCATCCAAATTATAATTATCAATTACCCATGAGAGGATATTGTCGATGTTGTGACCATCCGTTGGAGGAAGGAGATCAAAGCCTTGCTATGAGCTTGGTAACACAGCCCAAAAACGAGTGCGTGAAAATAAAGCGAAAGCGTTTTATTGCTGCAGATGATTGCTGCAGCAGTTGTTCCAGGTGTTCCACTTGTTCGTGTTCACATGTCCATACAAGTAGCTGCAGCAGTTTTGAAGATTGGCCACGATCAACTACAAATTCTCGTCCATTTACAGTTTCGGTTGACTGTCATCATTGTAGTACAAAAAGACATTCTATTGCGTCGAGTTCGGGATATATGGGCACAGAGGATCCTCTATATGTGGACGAGGAAGTGCTTCCTCAACCTCTAATCCAAGAAACCACCGATAGCTCCGCCAACACCAGTCGGAGGAGTAGTGTCAATGCCAGTTTTTGTTCGTGCACTTCCAACACTTACTGTTGTTGCGATGACTCAGCAGCTCTTTGCACAGCGCGAGATGTGACGGCGACAACATTTTCCGCATGTAAACCGAGTGGCTTGGAGGGAGAGGAGCAGCATTCAAGTACTTTGACGCCATTAACTAATCCATCATCAGCGGTGTCAACACCAGTGGATGGTGACGTTACCATGAGAAGTTTAAGTCAGGCTTTGACTGATGAGAATTCGTCCCAGAGTCACTCTGCCGATTACTATTCGCTATCATCGAATCAACAGCAATCACAAGGAACGCCTTTTAAATCGCCAAAACATGTACCTAGTTTACAGAATGATCAGCCGGTGGCCAAAATGGAGGCAGTGGCTCAAACGCAAGAATCCGACGATCACAAGACTCGAAAGTCATGCAAACACTACGGCAAACGGCATAAACATAAAAGGTCCGAGTCACCCATAGACTCCTACTTATGACGAAGCGTATCGCTGGTCACGTGGCCAGCGATTGATGTGAATTCATTGCTACAACAGACCATACGCCAATCAGCCATACTCCAGGAGACCACACAACATCACGATGACGGCTTGGAATCAATGACCAAAAGAAAACAGCAACTGCGTTTACCAACACAGCCACAAGAGCTAAGTACAGGAAGCAATGACAGTTCTTCCGCAACTTTGACTTCCATAATTACCATAGCGAAATTCCCGCCTCCTCTGTCCATGCAGGGTGCAAAATCTCAATCGCTCTCATCGAAGTCCTCCCATCCCTCATCGGTGCAATCATTATCAGCCGTCACCGCCATCTGCGGTACTAATGGTTCCAGTGTGATCACAACCACTACCACCTCAGCACCAAATAGTGGTCGATTGAAACGTAATTCCAAGTTTTCTCCTTTGGCTGGTGATGCATTCAACTGTGATCCCCTATTGAATGCCGCCCAGGAAAGACGTTCAACTGAGATTATTTTATag